The genome window CTCATTCactgcaagaaaattatttggaaGATTGCAAACAATTTTGCATAAAGAGTGCTGTCATTTTCACTCCATCTTAGTTTTACAAACCAGGCATTTAAAGATTATTGGTAATAGGTAATATATCTGCTCATATCCTGCCTCATCTAACATACATAGTACATgcatgttttaatttgttacatTTACAAACTATGTCCTGAAGGTAATGAACTTGCTTTCAATAAGTTAATGTCTTCCTGATGACTAATAAATATCCTACTTTCAGGAGGAAATAACTGAATGAAGACTGTGTTTTGCAAGCTGCTGCAACCCAGCTCTTGGACAGCCAGTTAGCAAGCTGACAGAACCCATCTTCTGCTAATGAGCACCAATGTAACAAAACTCCTCGGGCAAAAGGAACCAGCTGGGAGATTGGGTGCGATTGGTCTACAAAGTGATGGACAGGATTAAACTGTATGAAAGTAACTGGACAAGTGAGCTGCGGGTCAACTAATCTTCAGAATTGTCCTGCGAGGTTACAGGAGCCTGTCGATTGGAAGATATGTATTAGAAACAAAGCCTGCTACAGGTTAGAGCTCATCGCATTAAAACAAAGGAGCAAGCTGCCATTGATCTTCCCTTCAACAATTGTGCAATGGTGGCATGTCAAAGTACCCCTTCCTCAAACTTGAGTTGCAACAAGTCAACAAAACCAGTCCCTCAGATGATATTGCAGGGGATCAACAGGCAAGTTAAAAGTTGATGGACCATCAAGAAGAGTGTAGAGTGCATCCTACCGACAGACGAAAGAAGAACCCTCTCTTGAGCATAATGTTAGTCTGCTGGTAAAGGCTGAAGTGGATCAACTTGGAGATAGGAGAGGATCAGCCAACATGCCTGGAGTTTAATCAGATAACAAGACCAGGAAGACTAAAGCCCATCCTTGCAGTAACTAATGTGGCAATAGATGGTTAGTGTTCAAAGGCAAATGCCTCTGGCTCTTACCAATCTTCAGTCTCTGGTCAAGCTAGAAATTGTGGAGCCATTATAGGCCAAAGCCCTTGCATACTCAACTGCACAGCTTGAAGAATGGTAGGGACCACCTTTTTGCCATGGGAAGGTTGTTAATCTTAGGAGATGACTCGTCATCCTATCTGAGCTCAGCAATGAAGGCTTCCTCAAGATGTTTATAAAGTCTTTCAGACACTAACAGTCATGAACTTCAAAGGAAGCATCACTTCAGGAGATGTTATCATGAAGGGTACAGTGATTATCGGATGGTTTTCCTTCATAATATTTCACCAGCAGAACTTAAACGAAGACTTTTTTGATTGAGCCAAGCTGCTATCTTCCATTTCCAAAAGCTCTATTGCTTTTGTCAGCGTCAGCAGCCTGAAAGTGGTCGTGTAATGAACTGAACCTCATCCTCTGAGATGGAGTTTGCAGAGTGTCAGCAGTGCCAGAGATCTTGAATGACTGAAAGGACCCAAGAGATGTCATCCTGGGTGGAGTGGAAACTGGAAGACCCCCAATCTAGAGTCATGAGAGCTGAAGAAAACTCCAGTGAGCTTGTGTGCTTGAAGTACAACTCTGGATCATGTAAAATCTACAGTCTCTGGTCAGGCAGGGAGAATGTGCGAAGACCTTATAAGAAGACTATAACCTCTATTGAGGTCACAAGCTCATGCATATCTACAGCTCATCCTAAAGATGTGGTAGTGATCACCTTGACCACAGGAAGGttggaaatatctaaaaaaagacATCATCCTGTTTAAGCTCGGCAATGGAAGCTCCCTCGAGATGTTGATGAGGTCGTTTAGTATTGCGTAGGTTACACATCCAATCAAGAACTAAAAAGAGGGCATTCCTATTCAGGAGGTATCATCTTGAAAAGTACAGAGATCATCAGATTGTTTCTGTTTATAATCTTTCACCAGAAGAACTTTCCTTGTGACAAATCAAACCTTtccttcttagagagagagagcagagagtcCCAACACTGCTACAGGACCTTGAAAAACTAGTTCTTGCACAGGACCTTGAAAAACTAGCAAGAACAGGTGGTGTCATCCTAGGTGCAACAAAATGCCAGCTTCAATCTAAGATCGTTAATGGAACATTAATAACTCTAGATTGAAACCTGGCAGTTTTTGGTGCAACCAGAACGACACCACCTGATCCTTCCAGTTTCTCAAGGTGCTGTAGCAGTGTTGggactctctactctctctctctctaagaaggcAAGATTTGATTTGTCACAAGGAAAGTTCTTCTAGTGAAAGATTATAAACAGGAACAATCTGATGATCTCTGTACTCTTCAAGATGGTAGCTCCTGAATAGGAATGCCTTCTTTTTAGTTCTTGAGCGGATGTGTAACCTACGCAATACTAAACGACCTCACCAACATCTCGAGGGAGCTTCCATTGCCGAGCTTAGACAGGATGATGAGTCTTTTTTAGATATTTCCAGCCTTCCTGTGGCCGAGGTGATTGCTACCAATTCTTTAGGATGAGCTGCAGATATGCAAGAGCTTGTGACCTCAATAGAGGTTATAGTCTTCTCATAAGGTCCTCGCACATTCTCCTGGCCTGACCAGAGACTGTAGATTTTCCATGATCCAGAGTTGTACCTCAAGCACACAAGCTCACTGGAGTTTTCTCCAGCTCTCATGACTCCAGATTGGGGCCTTCCAGTTTCCACTCCACCCAGGATGACATCTCTTGGGTCCTTTCAGTCATTCAAGATCTCTGGCACTGCTGAGACACTGCAAACTCCGTCTCAGAGGACGAGGTTCAGTTCTTTACACGACCACGTTCAGGCTGCTGACGCTGACGAAGCCAATAGAGCTTTTGGAAAAGGAAGGTAGTGGCTTGGCCCAAtcaaaaaagtataatttatgAAAGTAGCAGGTTAAACAcctgtaaaaagaataaaagcctgtaaaaaaacctggaaaatcacagaaaaatggCTCAGCTGAAGACCTGTACCAGGTggaaagtgcaaacagaaaaagtggagAACTCACATCACTGATTTCCAAAAAGATAAAACCTAACAAAGATGATAATGACTAGAGTATATCAATCCATCTTGGACAATATGGGGTGGtatttatacaaagaaaatatcaaaacgtCAAAATATGAACATGTAACATCCAGTGGTGAATGTCATGAATTCTACATAAAATTAGTGAATTTTGAgtgtaatttttctctttgaaacTCATTAGGAAATGCTGAATCTTCTGTAAAGTGTCTAAATAACAGTAACTGCAAAGATATACAAACTTATTCACTTTCCTTATTTACTCCAGGAACTGattaacacaataaaaacatttttataacatacggtttttatttcagcaatttttgAGCTATATTCACTTTACAAAGTCacgcaaaagaaagaaaataaattcaacgTGGGTTCAGACATTATGACTAGATAAGAAACGGAAATGAGTATATCAAACGTATTTAacggtaaatatataaataaaaacaatcgtCATTTACGAAAGGACCCAACTTGAACTAACTTGACCACTAAAGAACAAAACTAaagtatattttaacatatataaagTGACACTTAAAGCTATATACCCAATTTGTGCAGATAATAGTTTAAGAACTTCAGTTAAAactaaagcaaatgaaaaatcagCATAATAAATTCTGTAACTCGACAATAAACGCAtctcatttaaaacataacaggTCATTTGCTATTTATATAAATCTTAAGTTACCTTCAACACTACATAGCTAAAAATTAACTGCACCTTCTGACTCGACCCATAAAAACGAGATTACTTTAAACTTACAATTttatacaatttcatatatacacacctaaGTAGGACTAGAACTTTTAGAACATCGTAATTCGTGTGACgacaagaggaggaagagattcTGAACACTAGGACTTACATAAATGCAATGTGGCACCTTTGTGTGTGTAACCGGTAAACAAACAATCTTATTACCATACCTGCACGGGATGCTGCTCGTTGTTTGTCGCGAGCACtttgagggggggaaaaaaaaagttttataaattacTTGGCCATCTGCGCCAACAGGTTGTTTGCGTACGTTATTAACGAGGAACGGAGGTAAGTGGCCAGCGCTGCAGAGTGGCACTGGCGGATGTAGTTCCGCAACTCTTCGTGGTGGCTGCTGGGGATTATGCGGAGGAACACGTCCAGAGGAGATGTGACGACCAGGTCGCTCAACACATCTGGAAAAGTCGGGTGAATTAGATTCCAGAAGTGTAAACACTTGGTAAATTAAGGTTTCCATAGATTCCAGAAGTGTATAAGCTCTGGTACATTTGATTCCAGATAAAGTGACAGAAACTCGGGTAAATTAGATTCCTAGTGATAAAAACTCTGGTATATCAGATTCCAATGGTGTCAAAAAGTTGGGGAACTTGGATTTCATAAGAGGAATAAAAAGCTCTGGCAAATTAAGATCCCTGGGTAAATTAAGAATCCAAAATTGTCAAAAACTCTGGTAAATTAGGTTccaggttaaaaataaaaaaaaactatgtaaattagATAAAAAGTATCAAAAACTCGTGTAAATTAGATAAAAGAAGTGTCAAAACTCAGGTGAATTAGATTCCAGAAGTGTCAAAAACTCTGGTAAATCAGATTCTGAAAGATGTGTCAATTATTAGAGTAAAGAATTATTTGTGTACcagaaatgaacagaaatataGACACTTGCAAATTAACTTGTTCTGCTTATGCAAAGTTCTTAAGTGTATATACAAAGTTAAAACCTTTTGGAACTCCTTACCATTCAAAACATCCGAATAAACCTGATGTGCGGGGTCGCTCGAGGCCAGACCTGCTTTGTGATTGATCAGGGCGGACACAAGATCCACCCACTCGATCGGGGTGTCGTACACATCCtgtaaagaaattaacaaatgaatttcaagcatttaaaatgaattaaactgAATTACGCCATACAAAATGGATAGACCTATACCAAAAAAATGTCAATTCCTTTAAAcattaaatgacataaaaaagtCAAACGAATTATGTTCTCCCGACCTTGCCATACTGGAGTAGAATAAGCGGGAAGTGGTTAAGCATATACTCCATCTGCTGGACCGGCTCCAGGCACAGCAAATGTAAGGACTGGGCTCCTACGGCAGTGGGGTTCGTCTTGACGAACTTGAGGACGTTGGCCCTGTCTTCTGAGGAGGGCAGCTCTGAGCTCAGAAGTGACTGAAAATGGCAGGTGTATAaatgattttgtcaaataaaactGATTAACAATCGAATTTTATCTATACTGTATGTCTTTCTTATGAAAATCTGGACGATATCTTTTTAGTCTGTGTTTAGACAATATTCATTTAGTCTTTCGACAATATCTTTTCAGTCTATCTTTAAACAATACCTATTTAGTGTTTCGACAACATCTTTTCAGACTATCTTTAGACAATATCTTTTCAGACTACCTTTAGACAATATCTTTTCAGCCTATCATTAGACAAATCTTAGTCTAGCCTTCATCGTCGCAAGACTCGACACTCGAGACGAGCGCAGCGCTCACCTGCAAGACGAGAAGATGCAGCAGAGTCGACGACAAGTCCTCCTTGCTCTCTTCTCCCTGCCCCTTGTCTTCGCCCTCGACTTTGTCGATCCCCTTCTCGAGGGACGTCTCCATGTTGAACGGAGGCAGGAGGTTGAGGAAGGTGGGACGCGGGGCGTAGAGCTCCTTCAGGGCTGCTCGCTGGTCGCTCCAGTTCGGGTCTTCCTTGGACTGCGGGAGAATAGAGTAACAGTATAAAATCTACTGGAGGATTTAGGATGTCTGTCTAAGCTTCAAAATGGCCCCCAAAACATCTGGTCTCATTCGAGGGAAAATTTTTGACCGTTTGCTTTCTTTGTATGCTGAGATCTGTCTTTCCTAAAGTTTGTACAGTTTAATTTAGTTTCCTGTTATGTGTTTTACAGTGAACATCCCaaacaacatataaaaataacgatTACCACATAAAAAGCACATCAAAACATAAATCTCTAATTTTGCAAGTGAAAATTTTGGCTATTTGTCCTCTCTGTGTGTGCCAAGATCTAAGTTTCCTGCAATTCCGAGTTTCGTTTAGTTCTCttcaagtattttataaaaataattaacaccacataaaaaatgacaaaacaagatCTGTTGGCTATGCTCTTTCTAGGCCAAGATCTGTCTTGCCTAGAGCTTCTACagttctgtttagttttctgttatgtattttaaagtgagGACCCCTTaaacatcatataaaaaataatgaataccttACCACATGAAAAGTACATCAAAACatctattttaaaatgtttgtgagGTGAAAAAAAAGCCCCCTCTATATGCCAAAATCTCTTTCCTACAACTCCAACATTTTCTACAAATTTTGTTTAGTTTCTCATCAAGTATTTTACACTGAAGACCCCAAAAACCTTATACAAATAATTaacactagataaaaaaaaattaaaatataaatttttaacaatttcttcaTATAACTGCTTAAAAATGCTTCTGCCTTCAGCCACACTACTCCTGTGACTTCAGCATGCAAATTTCTTGATCACACAAACCTTTTCAACACTTACTTTATCCCCAAAGGCCCCCATCAGGCTCGCTAGGTACAAGCTCACAAGAACCGTCACGGCCCGGTCATAGCGCTCTCTGTGGTCCGTGATCTGGAAGGGATGTAAATTTAGTATGTCCTACAAGGGACATAAATTTAGTACGTCCTAAAGGGACATAAATTTATTATGTCCTACAAGGGATTTAAATTAGTATAACTACTATAAAATGCACTGCACGTACAGTaggcctaaaaatattttaacagaagCCATGCAGAGTCATTTCAGCATCTAATATACCAACTGCCTTTTGGTAACAGTTTACGAGGACAGGCTCACCTCAGGGTTATGGGCATACTCCAAAAAAAACTTCTCCAAGAAGTCTCGGAGCCAGAGAGAGTGCATGTTGCACTCTGGGCCACACGAAACGATAGGGTACACCGCCACGAAAGCATCCACAAAAGCGTTCAAGGACAGCGTCCCGTCTCCGATGAGCGAGACGAAAACCTCCGTGAAAACTTCCTTCTTGTGTTCGGCGAGGACctgcaagaaaaaataacttaaatattacaaaaccTAAATGAAAAGTAGACCATTCCAAGACGGTAATTTCAGCACTGACAAGGAATGAAGTTTTATAGAACAGCATACTGTAGCTTTAATCGATTCAATTGTAATCGCTCGTTCGACATCGAACCTGAGCAAGGGGAGACAGACGCGTGACGCCATCTTCCGTGACGAGTAGCAGGCTGGAATGCTTCAACAAAACCACCACTAGCTGGTAAGCGCGCAATGATGCCAGCACTGTTGCAACCTAAGGAGACAAAAATTCAAgtattaatattcatgaaaaggataaaaataaagttttcaaggAATGACATCCGTACCATATTCAATTCAAGGTATAAAATGTGTTCAAATCTAAGTCATGCAATTATCAAAACGGTCTCCAAAACATGATGATCAAGTTATATCTTTCAGCCCAATAAAGCAATGCTTCTTCATAAAGTACGACTCGACAAAACGTACTACCCAAAGATACAAACCTGCTCTGGTGATCCTCGATCAAGGAAAACCAGGGCCAAGGCCAGAACGTCCGCTGGACGAGGTTCTGACGTCGTTGAAAGTTCTTGCTTTATAATCGCCAAGACCTAAAATGGATGAATGCGTAAGGCGTGACTGAAGAAATTGCTCATTACCAATGTTTTAATTACTGCTTCATTTGTTtaggtttactatataaaattcaAGTTTATAAAGGTCTACATCATGTAAACAATAATCTGATggatttttacgtatttcctcttcttcctacaAGTGACATTTTAACTGGAGTCGAAAACTACCTCTGGAATTCTCCTTTCACATCCATAATGAAAATGAACCTTGTAAATTTAAGCTACATGGCTTAGGAAACATCAGGAACCTCAAAGTGTTTCCATTAGACACCAAACGATATACTTTTCTCTTTCAAAGCAGAACACAAATTCCAGTTAAACCAAAATCGTGCACTTGCCTTATCCTTCTTGTAATCCTTCAGACACTTGGACTTCAGAATTATCGTCGACACTTTTTCCGGAGCCACTTTCTCCAGCATCTCCAAGACGCAGTTTGCCTGATAGAAAACATCAAGTCAGTTTTCGATGTCTGGCGATTAAAAAACAGTAAGTATCATCCACACTGACAAACAAATCTGAACTCTTTTTTCTCACCTGTGCCGACGTTAACATGGGAGTACTTGGATGAAGAAGCAGGTCAGTAACAACAGCGACAAGTCCAGGACACTGGGGATCTAGACGCTCTATCACCGCGTCGGGGCTCAGACTCGACACCTGGTAATACTGTGTCCCCTGTTTCCATTCGGCTTCGCCCGTGCATCTGTGGTGCAAATGTTTTCCAGTCGATTTAAACTTGCAGTTAAATGTCTAACAAAACACTAGTCCTCAAGTCAGGGGTGAAAGTTTCTATTGAAGAGCTCAGACAGACTAAGATTCTTGGTCTTGTAAGTTACAGTTATCTCCTTGCACTTGCATTACTTCTAAGTCATGCCATAAAATGTTTGCTAATTACTTATGCAACCTACTTCAGAAGTCACTATATTTGCTCAAATCTGCTTCGATAAGACCAACTCATTctgttctagtttttttttcttatgaaaggaAATTGATTATTATTCCACAGACAACCTGCAAAAAATGGGGGgactgttttctgtaaaataaaaaatgctaagtGGGAAATTTACTGTTTTTGTGATCCACAAGTTTAATCAACTTCAGTAAACTGTAAAAGGTAATATAAATTATACTTGAACTCTTACTGAGCATAGTAATCCCCAAGCAGAGCAGATGAGTCTTGTAACAGAGCGTAGAGATCCTCCTCGGCTTCCTCGACTGTCGGCAACTCGAAATGAATCGCTGTCGTCAAGACGAGGTGGGCCTCCAGCAGAAGGTGGAGGTACGTCGACGGAGAGGCGGACCTGTGGCTTCTCCCGACGCGAACCATTTCCTTGTACAGACTGGCAGCGCTCGGCAGATGCAGGGAATAGACGGTGTGGGATTTGTCGCCACCCCTAAAGTACGCAGGAAGGAAGGTTTGATTAAAAATAACCAGTACCTCGGACTAACTCAAACATATGTTTGATAAACCAATGCTATACAGAATACTGTATGTGAACCTACTTTCGGCTAACATATGCTTGATAATCCAATACTATACAGCAATGTCATTCCATATGAACCGTTCTTATACTGGTTTGACTTTCTTGATTAATGTCTAAATCACATTACGCTACACATTTTCATACTAACAgccttcaaatatttttcatagcttAAACAAGTATCTTTCAATAAGAGCTTGCTGAACTGGGATTctccaaaaataattacaattacacaGCTTTTTCACAATCTTGGGTCCTTCAAACCTTCTTCATTTAACTTCTCATCAAACCAATATTCTTCAGAGCCTCATAAAACACCTTGTCAAACTAACAGTCTTTCAGGCTTGATTGTATAACaatttgtaaaaattatacaGGTATTCTTCACGTGTAAAAAGATAGGCCTAACTTACTCATTATTGGCAGCAATAAGAGCCAAACAGCCGTCAGTCAAAGTTAGGGTCTCAACATTAAGGAACGGTCTCAGGCCGACCAAACACACCGTCTCTTCCCAATGAGGTGgtacctaaaaaaaaacagtaagtttATTGTGTTTGAAAGTAACTAATACGTCAAATTTAAGACATGCTATGAATACATTTACAATATAAGGGAGGAAGTTTGTTTCTAGAATTCTATATTTACTGTATTCCATTTTCCCTACTTCGGGGAATAATCAGAGTTGCTTTAACCAGTCCaggctgttgagagagagagagagagagagagagagagagagagagagagagagagagagagagagagagagagagagagagagagcctcttcaTCTCTGAAAAGATACCTACAACCATATCAAGATCCTCCGGAAGATGGGACACTACGACATGTGGATGTGGTCGCAAGGTATAGGTCTCCAATCCGGTCAGAGTCAGGGCGTGCAAGAGCGACGGCTCTAACGCTACCGTATAAACGGGCGCAGTGTACGAGAAGACACCACCTCTCACTACACTGGTTCCTGAAAGTGGATGCGCGAGAAAATGTAGCAATTACATAAACAGCAACAAAACACTTCATGTAAATTGAAGCTTGCTTATTCAGCAGTTATAAATCTACCCAAAACTTATCCAGATCATCTCAGTAAACAAAATCTCGGGTTACACCACAAAGCCAAGAACTGCCACTAACCAAACGCACCGTCAGCCAGAGTGATGTGGTAAAGCTGGCCAACGTGCGGAGTGGTGAGGAACACAGAAGCCCCGACTTTCGGAATGGCTGTTGCGGGCAAGAGAGGATGTGACGACCTTCGAGGAGTCGAGCTGTTATCTGTACAAGAGAAATCGGAATGGTTTAGGGTAAAGACGAAGTATATATCTAACTGCAGTTCGAGAAGAGTGAACTGTGAAATCAACATTGTACAGGCAGTCcacggcttacgacgttccgaggttacgacacttttcaaatacattcgtcagaaattatttcccagtttacgatgcatgttccagggttacggcACATCATACGCCTaaccgacggaagaaatatggctccaaaacggcagaataataaaaatttggaggtctttttgatgaaaaactcaataaaaatgcagtttatatcgttttcaatacacccaaagcattaaaagtaagattttcttaggatttttgacaatttttgacgattttccagtttacgatgattttcggtttatgacacggcgtaggaatggaacccccatcgaaaaccagggactgcctactaCACTTCAAAATACAGTACTATATGTGGCAGAGAACATTCGACAAATTAACGAACTGTCGTGCAGAACACGTACTCTTTTTCGCTGCTTCCGACCCATACACTGCCATCATCTGCAAATTCGTGAAGGGGATGTCGGGGTCGTTGGTGTGGTCAGCTCGGCGGTGAATCAGCGTCACGGCTTCGAAAATGTTCGGCGGCATCTTCTGCGGAGTCGTGCTGGCGCTCAGCAACTTCACACGAACACTTGAGCAGCGGGAGGAGCTAAGTGAGAATTACTTCTTATCAACAATCAATCTGGATTCCAGGAAAAACAGATTTCGTTCAAAGGTACGGACACCGCCCTACTTGCAAATGAGTTATGTTTCGAATGGCCTTTGTATACTGAACTGTTTTCAAGTTGGCTACTGTACTCCTCACGCTTATTCAAGTACAGGAACATTTTTTCATcgtaaaacacaatacactgtacataaagTTCCGTATCTATAGAACAGGCgcccaaaacaaaatttgaacttacggaTGACAAAGGGGGGggcgctctgaacacaattttaatttgcaatcctGTCTGCTTGTGTCTCAGAATGTTTTTAAgctgaatgttcataagtagggtggtaCCTTATTGCCTAACACTGgaggaaaaaattatcttaattctGTATCTTTCATTTTCTAAGCTAGACAGGGAATCTATCTGACTATCTCATAACtaagttagtattattattattaaaaagatgaatcctattcacatggaacaagcccaccacaatggccggtgacttgaaattcaagcttccgaagaacattaaagtgttcattagaaagaggtaacagaaggttacggaaaacacagaaagaatgAGGGAAtcactattaaaaaagaaagaacaaattaaattaatacaaaacgtaagtactgtaaattattaaaacacaaaggAGAATTGTACATGGGTAGCAATGCAACTGGGGGTGGAACAGAGGCACCACAACACAGGCATACCTAACGGGGCCTATCACTTCTCCAGGCTCCGCTACTGGTCCGCAGTGAGCGGCCCCCACCAGAGAGGGGAACAGGAGAAACCTCTTGTCGTCGACTGGCCGTTTCCTGCCGTAGGACAGGGTTGGCACCCATGTCAACTCAGAGAGATCGGTGTAATCATCTGCATTCCTGATGACAGAGCTAGTAGTCTCCTGgaaattaaatagtttttaatgTTCTGTTCTCGACGAAAATGTATTTCCTTTTGAAATCTGGGAAAGCTGATAGCTCATTCCTCTTCTAGCAGAGGAAGTCATTGTTGCAAGAACTACTTTGAAATGGCGAATGTAAACTTAAATTATTTGCTAATACAAatctgaaaatgcaaataaaaactgACTTGTCTCTTTTTGCTAATATCTctaaaaaaagcaaaagatttaCTTAAAATTACTTGTTCAACTTGCCTCTTTCTGGCTAGACCATCGACCTCTGTATCGACCGGCGGAGCTGCAAGAATCCGTGCTACGACCGGGCGACCTCGATGCAGAACGCGTCTTGGACTTCGACCTGGACTTGCTTCGCTTCTCCTGAATCTTGACTTCCTTCTCCTCCGAGGTCGACTTTAAAAGATGGGGGTTCAAAATCACCTGGAATATGTGGGCCTCGGACTCCGAAACGCACCCGACCACGTCCTCTGATATGGCGACTTCTTTGACGATGAACGACATGTCCAGCTCGATTATCTCCTCGAAGTCGATGAACTTCAGCTTGGATATGTCGTGGGTCTTCTGGAAGAACTTGTGAATCGTCACGGTGATTCCGCAGGCGACGGCGATGTTGCCCGTCGTCTGGCAACAGGCGACGAATTCCGCGGGTTTCCTCAGC of Macrobrachium rosenbergii isolate ZJJX-2024 chromosome 34, ASM4041242v1, whole genome shotgun sequence contains these proteins:
- the LOC136856196 gene encoding BLOC-2 complex member HPS3 isoform X1, with the protein product MMSAKMVRVISVHHFTRQDVAGLERAGGRGVARGKGDILLIGGEHRVDIRDLKNGATLQGSFPTVDLVQQLVYCATGNYVCTLETKPARHGGDHRYVRVYLHWDQDSTNQPMRARIAGRVTPSSQSGILNLEMIEIPLRKPAEFVACCQTTGNIAVACGITVTIHKFFQKTHDISKLKFIDFEEIIELDMSFIVKEVAISEDVVGCVSESEAHIFQVILNPHLLKSTSEEKEVKIQEKRSKSRSKSKTRSASRSPGRSTDSCSSAGRYRGRWSSQKEETTSSVIRNADDYTDLSELTWVPTLSYGRKRPVDDKRFLLFPSLVGAAHCGPVAEPGEVIGPVSSSRCSSVRVKLLSASTTPQKMPPNIFEAVTLIHRRADHTNDPDIPFTNLQMMAVYGSEAAKKNNSSTPRRSSHPLLPATAIPKVGASVFLTTPHVGQLYHITLADGAFGTSVVRGGVFSYTAPVYTVALEPSLLHALTLTGLETYTLRPHPHVVVSHLPEDLDMVVPPHWEETVCLVGLRPFLNVETLTLTDGCLALIAANNEGGDKSHTVYSLHLPSAASLYKEMVRVGRSHRSASPSTYLHLLLEAHLVLTTAIHFELPTVEEAEEDLYALLQDSSALLGDYYAQCTGEAEWKQGTQYYQVSSLSPDAVIERLDPQCPGLVAVVTDLLLHPSTPMLTSAQANCVLEMLEKVAPEKVSTIILKSKCLKDYKKDKVLAIIKQELSTTSEPRPADVLALALVFLDRGSPEQVATVLASLRAYQLVVVLLKHSSLLLVTEDGVTRLSPLAQVLAEHKKEVFTEVFVSLIGDGTLSLNAFVDAFVAVYPIVSCGPECNMHSLWLRDFLEKFFLEYAHNPEITDHRERYDRAVTVLVSLYLASLMGAFGDKSKEDPNWSDQRAALKELYAPRPTFLNLLPPFNMETSLEKGIDKVEGEDKGQGEESKEDLSSTLLHLLVLQSLLSSELPSSEDRANVLKFVKTNPTAVGAQSLHLLCLEPVQQMEYMLNHFPLILLQYGKDVYDTPIEWVDLVSALINHKAGLASSDPAHQVYSDVLNDVLSDLVVTSPLDVFLRIIPSSHHEELRNYIRQCHSAALATYLRSSLITYANNLLAQMAK
- the LOC136856196 gene encoding BLOC-2 complex member HPS3 isoform X2; amino-acid sequence: MMSAKMVRVISVHHFTRQDVAGLERAGGRGVARGKGDILLIGGEHRVDIRDLKNGATLQGSFPTVDLVQQLVYCATGNYVCTLETKPARHGGDHRYVRVYLHWDQDSTNQPMRARIAGRVTPSSQSGILNLEMIEIPLRKPAEFVACCQTTGNIAVACGITVTIHKFFQKTHDISKLKFIDFEEIIELDMSFIVKEVAISEDVVGCVSESEAHIFQVILNPHLLKSTSEEKEVKIQEKRSKSRSKSKTRSASRSPGRSTDSCSSAGRYRGRWSSQKEETTSSVIRNADDYTDLSELTWVPTLSYGRKRPVDDKRFLLFPSLVGAAHCGPVAEPGEVIGPVSSSRCSSVRVKLLSASTTPQKMPPNIFEAVTLIHRRADHTNDPDIPFTNLQMMAVYGSEAAKKNNSSTPRRSSHPLLPATAIPKVGASVFLTTPHVGQLYHITLADGTSVVRGGVFSYTAPVYTVALEPSLLHALTLTGLETYTLRPHPHVVVSHLPEDLDMVVPPHWEETVCLVGLRPFLNVETLTLTDGCLALIAANNEGGDKSHTVYSLHLPSAASLYKEMVRVGRSHRSASPSTYLHLLLEAHLVLTTAIHFELPTVEEAEEDLYALLQDSSALLGDYYAQCTGEAEWKQGTQYYQVSSLSPDAVIERLDPQCPGLVAVVTDLLLHPSTPMLTSAQANCVLEMLEKVAPEKVSTIILKSKCLKDYKKDKVLAIIKQELSTTSEPRPADVLALALVFLDRGSPEQVATVLASLRAYQLVVVLLKHSSLLLVTEDGVTRLSPLAQVLAEHKKEVFTEVFVSLIGDGTLSLNAFVDAFVAVYPIVSCGPECNMHSLWLRDFLEKFFLEYAHNPEITDHRERYDRAVTVLVSLYLASLMGAFGDKSKEDPNWSDQRAALKELYAPRPTFLNLLPPFNMETSLEKGIDKVEGEDKGQGEESKEDLSSTLLHLLVLQSLLSSELPSSEDRANVLKFVKTNPTAVGAQSLHLLCLEPVQQMEYMLNHFPLILLQYGKDVYDTPIEWVDLVSALINHKAGLASSDPAHQVYSDVLNDVLSDLVVTSPLDVFLRIIPSSHHEELRNYIRQCHSAALATYLRSSLITYANNLLAQMAK